In Microbulbifer salipaludis, a genomic segment contains:
- the agaR gene encoding transcriptional repressor AgaR: MTANTIERRHDIVQTTIDAGRVQVPELAEKYGVSTVTIRGDLNYLHQKGLLVRTRGGAVASNRVSPELSVREKVTEHLDIKRRIAATAAREVREQDTIILDSGTTTAEMASELQHFRRLVVMTNGLNVAQKLVDAEGVEVLMTGGSLRKKSLSFYGRAAEDALQCYHFDKVFLGVDGIDFQGGITTHFEYEANLNRLMCKVARQVIAVTDSSKFKRSGVHKICDFSDIDILITDRGIPEAFHEALTDAGVRVVIVD; encoded by the coding sequence ATGACAGCCAATACCATTGAGCGTAGACACGACATCGTGCAGACGACGATTGATGCCGGCCGCGTGCAGGTGCCGGAGCTCGCCGAGAAATATGGCGTTTCCACCGTGACCATCCGCGGCGACCTCAACTATCTGCACCAGAAGGGGTTGCTGGTGCGCACCCGCGGTGGCGCCGTGGCCAGCAACCGGGTGAGCCCGGAGCTGTCTGTGCGCGAAAAGGTCACGGAGCACCTGGATATCAAGCGCCGAATCGCCGCCACCGCTGCCCGCGAAGTCCGCGAGCAGGACACCATCATCCTGGATTCCGGCACCACCACCGCGGAGATGGCCAGCGAGCTGCAACACTTCCGCCGCCTGGTGGTGATGACCAACGGCCTCAACGTGGCGCAGAAACTGGTGGATGCAGAGGGCGTGGAAGTTCTGATGACCGGTGGCTCCCTGCGCAAGAAGTCGCTGTCCTTTTATGGCCGCGCCGCGGAAGACGCCCTGCAGTGCTACCACTTCGACAAGGTATTCCTGGGCGTGGACGGCATCGACTTCCAGGGCGGCATCACCACCCATTTCGAATACGAGGCCAACCTGAACCGCCTGATGTGCAAGGTCGCCCGGCAGGTGATTGCGGTGACCGACTCCTCCAAGTTCAAGCGCTCCGGGGTGCACAAGATCTGCGACTTTTCCGACATCGACATCCTCATCACTGACCGCGGGATTCCCGAGGCATTCCATGAGGCGTTGACCGATGCTGGGGTCAGGGTCGTGATCGTCGACTGA